The Prunus persica cultivar Lovell chromosome G7, Prunus_persica_NCBIv2, whole genome shotgun sequence genome has a segment encoding these proteins:
- the LOC18770117 gene encoding E3 ubiquitin-protein ligase RING1 — protein sequence MGYKAYTIQSPFSQPPPPPPPPPAPKTNLPMLYYGLIVVGTAAIVLAMYNLVFIKWTSNRHGGQSPPSRSSNTLMDANRTRRSRSFENLDSFKYKKKQGSVTQQDGVENYVECAVCLSAFEDGEEVRKLPTCKHSFHAPCIDMWLYSHSDCPLCRAPVPVISWCHRQLTTTPEDNSREVLLV from the coding sequence ATGGGTTACAAGGCTTACACAATACAAAGCCCTTTCTCACAGCCACCGCCTCCTCCGCCGCCTCCTCCTGCACCAAAAACCAACTTGCCCATGTTGTATTATGGCCTCATAGTTGTTGGAACAGCTGCTATAGTGTTGGCCATGTACAACCTTGTCTTCATCAAATGGACATCAAACCGCCACGGCGGCCAATCACCACCGTCGAGGTCATCAAACACTTTGATGGATGCCAACAGAACAAGGAGGAGCAGGAGCTTTGAGAACTTGGACAGCTTCAAGTACAAGAAAAAACAGGGATCGGTGACACAACAAGATGGGGTTGAGAACTATGTTGAATGTGCGGTTTGCTTGTCAGCGTTTGAGGATGGAGAAGAGGTAAGGAAGCTGCCTACATGCAAGCACTCCTTTCATGCTCCTTGCATAGACATGTGGCTCTACTCTCACTCTGACTGCCCCCTCTGCCGGGCTCCGGTGCCGGTGATCTCCTGGTGTCATCGACAGCTAACGACTACGCCGGAGGACAATTCCAGAGAAGTCTTGCTGGTTTga